A genomic window from Cucumis melo cultivar AY chromosome 8, USDA_Cmelo_AY_1.0, whole genome shotgun sequence includes:
- the LOC127150669 gene encoding uncharacterized protein LOC127150669, translating into MNRSIVQLLASEKLNVDNYATWKSNLNTKLVVDDLRCVLIEECPQTPASNANRASRKAYDRWIKANKKACVCILASMSDILAKKHESLATTKEIMDSLKGMFGQPEWSLRHEAIKYIYTKRMKEGTSIREHVLDMMMHFNIAEVNGGAIDEANQVSFILESLPKSFKPFQTNASLTKIEFNLTTILNEL; encoded by the coding sequence atgaatcGCTCGATAGTTCAATTGTTAGCTTCCGAAAAACTTAATGTCGATAACTATGCgacatggaaatcaaatctGAACACAAAACTAGTTGTTGATGATTTACGGTGTGTCTTAAttgaggaatgtcctcaaaccccagcctcaaatgcaaaccgagctagtcggaaagcatatgatcgatggataAAAGCAAACAAGAAAGCCTGTGTCTGCATTCTTGCTAGCATGTCAGACATtttagcaaagaaacatgaatccttagccacgactaaagagattatggattcattaaaaggaatgtttgggcaaccagaatggtccctaagacacgaggcaatcaaatacatttacactaagcgtatgaaggaggggacctctattagagaacatgtcctggacatgatgatgcacttcaatattgctgAGGTAAATGGAGGTGCCATCGATGAGGCAAATCAAGTTagttttatcttagagtctcttccgaAAAGCTTCAAACCATTCCAAACGAATGCGTCCCTGACTAAGATAGAATTTAACCTGACAACCATTCTGAATGAGCTCTAG